The stretch of DNA CTGTCGCCGTTCTCTTTGCGCACATATACAAACGCAAGCTTTGTGCCACCACAAAGCCATTGAAAATCCGCCGTTCCGGCGGCCCTCAAGTTGCACAGCGTCATTCCCGTTGCAGTCCGGCAACAAATTTGCTTTCAGTGCTCATCCTTCCTTTATCATTCCGCCCATCGGTGGTATAATGAGGAAAATAACCGGGAGGACGCGATGAATCAGATAGTAGCCATACAGGAAGTAATTGAAAAAATCGACGACGCCGTCAAGAGAGAGGACTATAAGGATCCGGACGCCGCCCTGGCGCTGCTGCAGAGCCTCAAGGCTGATCTGCACTATTTTCACGAGGCCGGAATCGATTTCAAGGTCGTAGTGGACAGCCTCGACGACAGCATTTACATCACCGACAAAGAAGGACGCGTCATGTATGTGAATCCGGCTCACAAAAAGAACACCATTGAGCCGGAAGAGGTCCTGGGACGCCTCACCGGCGATATTGTCCGCGAGGGCACTCTGTTCACCGGCGGATCGACGATGGACGTCATCAAAGAGAAAAAGAAGATTTTCCGCCTCTCTACAGTGCAGAAGAAGGATCCCCCGAAGTCGGATATACCGTAGGCGTTCCCATTTTCGACAGGAACGGAGAACTGGCTCAGGTGGTGGTCAGCAGCCGTCCGATTCTTTCACTCCAGGCGCTGCACGAGGATTACGGCCGATTCCTTTCCGAAATCGACCGCACCAAGGAACAGCAGCACGTCACGATTCACAAAAACGCGAAATCTCCTTCCATGTCCGGTGACCGGCTTATCGGCGCTTCCTACTCGCTGAAAAAAATCTCCGATATCATCGCTCTGGCTGCTCCCACCGACGCGACAGTGCTGATCACCGGAGAATCCGGCGTCGGCAAGGAGGTCATCGCGGACGAAATTTACCGAAAAAGCGACCGCAGCGACCGGACCTTCATCAAGGTAAACTGTGCCTCGATTCCCGCCAATCTGCTGGAATCCGAACTTTTCGGCTACGAGCGCGGCGCGTTCTCCGGCGCGAACTCCGGCGGAAAGCCGGGACTCTTTGAAATGGCCAGCGGCGGCACGCTTCTCCTGGACGAAATCGGCGACATGCCCATGGATCTTCAGGTGAAGCTTCTGCGGGCGATTCAGGACAAAAAAATAACCCGCGTAGGGGGCACCAAACCGATTCAGCTGGACATCCGGTTCATCGCCGCCACCAACAGCGACCTGAA from Hornefia porci encodes:
- a CDS encoding sigma-54 interaction domain-containing protein; this translates as MVVSSRPILSLQALHEDYGRFLSEIDRTKEQQHVTIHKNAKSPSMSGDRLIGASYSLKKISDIIALAAPTDATVLITGESGVGKEVIADEIYRKSDRSDRTFIKVNCASIPANLLESELFGYERGAFSGANSGGKPGLFEMASGGTLLLDEIGDMPMDLQVKLLRAIQDKKITRVGGTKPIQLDIRFIAATNSDLKKKIAEGTFRQDLFYRLNVIPVNIPPLRERINDIDALTDHFIDVFAEKHHRRLTLSEKNREVFRAYHWPGNVRELENVIEYLTICASGSDHVDEETLRGILDISRATTRPPAPELWLSPWKIMRRISSKRF
- a CDS encoding PAS domain-containing protein is translated as MNQIVAIQEVIEKIDDAVKREDYKDPDAALALLQSLKADLHYFHEAGIDFKVVVDSLDDSIYITDKEGRVMYVNPAHKKNTIEPEEVLGRLTGDIVREGTLFTGGSTMDVIKEKKKIFRLSTVQKKDPPKSDIP